From one Luteolibacter sp. SL250 genomic stretch:
- a CDS encoding ABC transporter transmembrane domain-containing protein, with protein sequence MPAIVSHPGMSETKRSKPISSLRWIFGYLMKEKVVFIPSMVALFLTAILSLAFPWFLKELIGNPTDALNDGINPTEILAKSNRIVLELVAVLALQSIVAFFRVQGFIRSGESALNHMRRDLFGHMIRLPMPFFQEQRAGALSNRISADLNLVRETVLTTIPQAVRHTVILVGGLIAIFIATWKLSLILLGSVPIVVLAIAVFGRKVRKHSRDAQDALADAGTVIEESVQGIADVKSFTNEPLEASRYDRSLTRFLDVTKRGALARAAFLSFIIFALFGTIAFVCWYGARMMATGEISSTEFLWFVLFGVFVGASLGTFPEIVSALQQTAGATERLRELMHTATERADGEDGVRLGGALALRDVSFRYPSRPDVQVLADLGFQVEPGQRVALVGPSGAGKSTVFSLILGFNSPESGDVLFDGRPASSLSLHALRSQIAIVPQEVLLFGGTIRENIEYGRPGATPEEIQAAAKQANAHDFISALPEGFDTMVGPRGTKLSGGQRQRIAIARAILADPRILLLDEATSALDSESERLVNEALERLMEGRTSLVIAHRLSTVRHADRILVFNQGRIVESGTHDELLAHNGTYRFLVETQLV encoded by the coding sequence GTGCCCGCCATCGTCTCCCATCCCGGCATGTCCGAGACGAAGCGCAGCAAGCCGATTTCCTCCCTGAGGTGGATCTTCGGCTACCTGATGAAGGAGAAGGTGGTCTTCATCCCGTCGATGGTGGCGCTGTTCCTCACCGCCATCCTCTCCCTTGCCTTCCCATGGTTCCTCAAGGAACTGATTGGCAACCCGACAGACGCCCTCAACGACGGCATCAATCCCACGGAGATCCTCGCGAAGTCGAACCGCATCGTGCTGGAGCTGGTGGCGGTGCTGGCGCTCCAGTCCATCGTCGCGTTCTTCCGGGTCCAGGGCTTCATCCGTTCCGGGGAATCCGCGCTCAACCACATGCGGCGGGACCTTTTCGGCCACATGATCCGCCTGCCGATGCCGTTCTTCCAGGAGCAGCGCGCGGGTGCCCTGAGCAACCGCATCTCCGCGGACCTGAACCTGGTGCGAGAAACGGTGCTGACCACCATCCCGCAGGCGGTGCGCCACACGGTCATCCTCGTCGGCGGCCTCATCGCCATCTTCATCGCCACCTGGAAGCTCTCGCTCATCCTGCTGGGCAGCGTGCCTATCGTGGTACTGGCGATCGCGGTGTTCGGCCGCAAGGTGCGGAAGCATTCGCGGGACGCGCAGGACGCGCTGGCCGACGCCGGCACGGTGATCGAGGAAAGCGTGCAGGGCATCGCGGATGTGAAATCCTTCACCAACGAGCCGCTGGAAGCGTCCCGCTATGACCGCTCCCTCACCCGCTTCCTGGACGTGACAAAGCGCGGCGCGCTGGCCCGCGCGGCGTTCCTGTCCTTCATCATCTTCGCCCTGTTCGGCACCATCGCCTTCGTCTGCTGGTATGGCGCGCGGATGATGGCGACGGGTGAGATCTCCAGCACGGAGTTCCTGTGGTTCGTGCTGTTCGGCGTGTTCGTCGGAGCTTCGCTCGGCACCTTCCCGGAGATCGTCTCCGCGCTGCAACAGACGGCGGGTGCGACGGAACGCCTGCGGGAGCTGATGCACACCGCGACCGAACGGGCAGATGGTGAGGATGGCGTGCGCCTCGGTGGAGCCCTGGCTCTGCGGGATGTCTCCTTCCGCTATCCATCCCGTCCGGACGTACAGGTGCTGGCTGACCTGGGCTTCCAGGTGGAGCCGGGCCAGCGGGTCGCACTGGTGGGGCCGTCCGGCGCGGGCAAGTCCACCGTGTTTTCCCTGATCCTCGGTTTCAACTCACCGGAAAGCGGTGACGTCCTGTTCGACGGCCGCCCCGCCTCGTCCCTTTCGCTCCACGCGCTGCGCTCACAGATCGCCATCGTGCCGCAGGAGGTGCTGCTGTTCGGCGGCACCATCCGTGAGAACATCGAATACGGCAGGCCCGGTGCCACGCCCGAGGAGATCCAGGCCGCCGCGAAACAGGCGAATGCCCATGATTTCATCTCCGCGCTGCCAGAGGGATTCGACACCATGGTGGGCCCCCGCGGCACGAAGCTCTCCGGCGGCCAGCGCCAGCGCATCGCCATCGCCCGCGCGATCCTCGCGGACCCACGCATCCTGCTGCTGGACGAGGCGACCTCCGCGCTCGATTCCGAAAGCGAGAGGCTGGTGAACGAAGCGCTGGAACGGCTGATGGAAGGCCGCACCAGCCTGGTCATCGCCCACCGGCTTTCCACCGTCCGCCACGCCGACCGCATCCTGGTCTTCAATCAGGGCAGGATCGTGGAAAGTGGCACGCACGATGAACTTTTGGCGCACAACGGCACGTATCGCTTCCTCGTAGAAACACAACTCGTCTGA
- the rsmA gene encoding 16S rRNA (adenine(1518)-N(6)/adenine(1519)-N(6))-dimethyltransferase RsmA, whose amino-acid sequence MLDQTGVLPSKQLGQNFLVDPNMARWIVSRLELTPDDAVVEVGPGTGALTEHVVGTVRKVILIEFDARLAAALKERFKDDPSVEVHHEDGAKFDGRKLFKHRPLKFLGNLPYSSGGAIMKNLLSRPNPFSRAVVMLQKEVIDRLAAAAGTDDYGMLSLRVQSEWEVRPLRTVPPEAFYPQPKIDSSVAVLTPRKGGLPPFDARLFDEIIRRGFAQRRKQLKKQMPKEPAWEEVAGSLGLPLTVRGEDLTLEQWVDLSRAFDPHPLKDLPQKDGEIFDVVDADDQVTGTATRAEVHARGLLHRAVHVFVYNKRGDILLQRRSLLKDAHPGVWDSSVSGHLDSGEDYEPAAIRELEEEMGISGAAVEEVGRVKPCPETGWEHVRLYRTRHDGSVKFPCAEIDAAMWFPVAEVAAWIANRPADFASGFLECWKLAD is encoded by the coding sequence GTGTTGGATCAGACGGGGGTGCTCCCCAGCAAGCAGCTCGGGCAGAACTTTCTGGTCGATCCGAACATGGCGCGCTGGATCGTCTCCCGGCTCGAACTGACCCCGGATGACGCCGTGGTGGAGGTGGGACCCGGCACCGGGGCGCTCACGGAGCATGTGGTGGGCACCGTGCGGAAGGTCATCCTCATCGAGTTCGACGCCCGTCTGGCCGCCGCGCTCAAGGAGCGGTTCAAGGATGACCCCTCCGTGGAGGTCCACCATGAGGACGGCGCGAAGTTCGATGGCCGGAAACTCTTCAAACACCGCCCGTTGAAATTCCTGGGAAATCTTCCCTACTCATCCGGAGGAGCGATCATGAAGAACCTCCTCAGTCGGCCGAACCCGTTTTCCCGAGCGGTGGTCATGCTGCAGAAGGAGGTGATCGACCGCCTGGCCGCCGCCGCCGGGACCGACGACTACGGCATGCTTTCCCTGCGTGTGCAGTCGGAGTGGGAGGTGCGGCCGCTCCGCACCGTGCCGCCGGAGGCCTTCTATCCACAGCCGAAGATCGACTCCAGCGTGGCGGTGCTTACGCCACGCAAAGGTGGCCTGCCGCCGTTTGATGCACGGCTTTTCGACGAGATCATCCGCCGTGGTTTCGCCCAGCGCAGGAAGCAGCTCAAAAAGCAGATGCCGAAGGAACCCGCATGGGAAGAGGTCGCGGGTTCGCTGGGCCTGCCTCTCACCGTTCGCGGGGAGGATCTGACGCTGGAGCAGTGGGTGGATCTCTCCCGGGCGTTTGATCCCCATCCGTTGAAAGACCTGCCGCAGAAGGACGGGGAAATTTTCGACGTCGTGGATGCGGACGACCAGGTCACCGGCACCGCCACCCGGGCGGAGGTGCATGCGCGAGGGCTGCTCCACCGTGCCGTGCATGTCTTTGTTTATAACAAGCGCGGGGACATCCTGCTCCAGCGGCGGTCGCTGCTGAAGGACGCCCATCCCGGTGTATGGGATTCCAGCGTTTCCGGGCACCTGGATTCCGGGGAGGATTATGAACCCGCGGCCATCCGCGAACTGGAGGAGGAAATGGGCATCTCCGGCGCGGCGGTGGAGGAAGTGGGGCGCGTAAAGCCCTGCCCGGAAACCGGCTGGGAACACGTCCGCCTCTATCGCACGCGGCATGATGGCTCCGTGAAATTCCCCTGCGCGGAGATCGACGCCGCGATGTGGTTCCCCGTCGCGGAGGTGGCGGCGTGGATCGCCAACCGGCCTGCGGATTTCGCCAGCGGCTTCCTGGAATGCTGGAAACTGGCGGATTGA
- a CDS encoding PQQ-dependent sugar dehydrogenase, whose amino-acid sequence MLSAMAGGQLVRVPNTTLNLPASLPSATEYTTENALGGLGFNEPMSVVSVRHETHRLFVAERDGILKVVNLTPAQPVASEYLDLRDLLGSGETFTRGGENGFLSVAFHPEFAVNRTLFVYFSFVADDGKLFQRLHRVVMDGSTTNNAAIASHEPLLTIYDRASNHNGGTIDFGPDGYLYLSLGDEGGSGDQHDNARFITQDPAAGRTGFWGQMVRLDVDHRAGNLTPQSHQQNSTSYPSAVNASAYKVPADNPFIGRMTWHNIDIDPADVRNEIWATGLRNPFRWSFDRPTGRLYLGDVGQGRWEEINIITRGGDYGWSWREGTHEYNSPPSPADPPADGFFPIDPIYDYGRSSNGVLGGNCVTGGAVYRGNRLTELFGAYVFADLSGPIVALRENNGTWTAKKLGSEGGIVHFGHDPRDGELLFCANGQVKRFVRSETTGTAPPATLSAVGAFSNLATLTPHAGIVPYNVNLPFWSDHAIKRRWFSIRNTTDDVTYSRDGNWTLPAGMVWVKHFDIQTVRGQPSSARKLETRILVKTTGGTYGLSYRWRADQTDADLVDEEGRDDPLTITVDGSPTSQTWRFPSRGQCMNCHTSVGGHALSFNTRQLNRDHLYGAQTRNQLTALEVAGYFSNTVGGVHTLPAYAVPDDATQSREWRVRSYLAVNCSQCHQPGGPASGNWDARATVETDAAMIVNGVLLDPAGNAANRFVVPGDVTHSVALRRMQGIPSRMPPIGSNVIDSSGVALLTDWINADLPARRSFAQWQVAMFGDPPPAKAAPDQDPDGDGLDNRTEYLAGTPPESGNPPSLLKTDISGGQLRFRHTLPANRAMVIETSETLAPGSWQPWDVPGNSPVFPASAGERTLEIPLPTGPRRFFRGRISAP is encoded by the coding sequence ATGCTTTCCGCCATGGCGGGTGGCCAGCTCGTCCGCGTCCCGAACACCACGCTCAATCTCCCTGCGTCCCTGCCCTCGGCCACGGAATACACGACGGAGAACGCGTTGGGGGGCCTCGGATTCAATGAACCCATGTCCGTCGTGTCCGTGCGGCATGAGACGCACCGGCTGTTCGTCGCGGAGCGGGATGGAATCCTGAAGGTGGTGAACCTCACCCCGGCGCAGCCGGTCGCGTCGGAATACCTGGATCTGCGCGACCTGCTGGGATCCGGAGAGACCTTCACCCGGGGAGGCGAGAATGGCTTCCTTTCTGTTGCGTTCCATCCGGAGTTCGCCGTGAACCGGACGCTGTTCGTTTATTTCAGCTTCGTCGCGGATGACGGAAAACTGTTCCAGCGGCTCCATCGCGTCGTGATGGATGGATCCACCACGAACAACGCCGCCATAGCCTCCCATGAACCCCTGCTGACGATCTATGACCGCGCTTCGAACCACAACGGCGGCACCATTGATTTCGGTCCTGACGGGTACCTCTATCTTTCACTGGGGGACGAGGGCGGTAGCGGGGATCAGCATGACAATGCGCGCTTCATCACCCAGGACCCCGCCGCGGGCCGGACCGGCTTCTGGGGGCAGATGGTGCGGCTGGATGTGGACCACCGCGCCGGGAACCTGACGCCGCAGTCCCACCAGCAGAACTCCACCTCGTACCCCTCCGCGGTGAACGCCTCCGCCTACAAGGTCCCGGCGGACAATCCCTTCATCGGACGGATGACCTGGCACAACATCGACATCGATCCGGCGGATGTCCGCAATGAGATCTGGGCCACGGGCCTGCGCAATCCCTTCCGCTGGTCTTTCGACCGGCCCACGGGACGACTCTATCTCGGGGACGTGGGGCAGGGAAGGTGGGAGGAAATCAACATCATCACCCGAGGCGGGGACTACGGATGGTCCTGGCGCGAGGGCACCCATGAATACAACAGCCCGCCATCGCCGGCGGATCCGCCTGCCGACGGCTTTTTCCCGATCGATCCCATCTATGACTACGGCCGTTCCAGTAACGGCGTGCTGGGAGGGAACTGCGTGACCGGCGGGGCCGTGTACCGGGGCAACCGCCTGACCGAGCTGTTCGGTGCCTATGTCTTCGCGGACCTCAGCGGACCCATCGTGGCGTTGCGGGAAAACAACGGTACGTGGACGGCCAAAAAACTGGGTTCGGAGGGCGGCATCGTCCACTTCGGGCATGATCCGCGGGACGGTGAACTTCTCTTCTGCGCGAATGGACAGGTGAAGCGGTTCGTCCGCTCGGAAACCACCGGCACCGCCCCTCCGGCCACCCTTTCCGCCGTGGGTGCGTTTTCCAATCTCGCCACCCTCACCCCGCACGCGGGCATCGTGCCCTACAATGTGAATCTTCCGTTCTGGAGCGACCACGCCATCAAGCGCCGGTGGTTCTCCATCCGCAATACGACGGATGACGTCACCTACAGCCGTGACGGGAACTGGACCCTGCCCGCCGGGATGGTGTGGGTGAAACACTTCGACATCCAGACGGTGCGTGGCCAGCCATCCTCCGCGCGGAAGCTGGAGACCCGCATCCTGGTGAAGACCACGGGCGGCACCTACGGGCTGTCCTACCGCTGGCGGGCGGACCAGACGGACGCGGATCTGGTGGATGAGGAGGGAAGGGATGATCCGCTCACCATCACCGTGGATGGTTCCCCCACCTCACAGACATGGCGGTTCCCCAGCCGCGGGCAGTGCATGAACTGCCACACCTCGGTGGGCGGCCACGCGCTTTCCTTCAACACCCGCCAGCTCAACCGCGACCACCTTTACGGCGCGCAGACGCGGAACCAGCTCACCGCACTGGAAGTCGCGGGTTATTTCTCCAACACCGTCGGCGGTGTCCACACCCTCCCGGCCTATGCCGTGCCGGACGATGCCACCCAGAGCCGGGAGTGGCGGGTGCGCTCCTACCTGGCAGTGAACTGCTCCCAGTGCCACCAGCCCGGCGGTCCCGCGAGCGGGAACTGGGACGCCCGCGCGACGGTGGAGACGGATGCCGCGATGATCGTCAACGGCGTCCTGCTCGATCCCGCGGGGAATGCCGCCAACCGCTTCGTCGTGCCGGGGGATGTCACCCACTCCGTGGCGCTGCGGAGGATGCAGGGCATCCCGTCGCGCATGCCGCCCATCGGTTCGAACGTCATCGACTCCTCCGGCGTCGCCCTCCTCACGGACTGGATCAACGCGGACCTGCCCGCACGGCGGAGTTTCGCCCAGTGGCAGGTGGCCATGTTCGGGGATCCGCCACCGGCGAAGGCCGCGCCGGACCAGGATCCCGACGGTGACGGGCTGGACAACCGCACGGAGTATCTGGCGGGGACCCCGCCGGAGTCCGGGAACCCGCCATCGCTCCTGAAAACGGACATTTCCGGCGGCCAGCTCCGTTTCCGCCACACGCTGCCCGCGAACCGCGCGATGGTCATCGAAACCAGCGAAACGCTCGCTCCCGGCTCCTGGCAGCCGTGGGATGTGCCGGGAAATTCGCCCGTTTTTCCAGCTTCGGCGGGCGAGAGGACGCTGGAAATCCCTTTGCCCACCGGGCCCCGGCGGTTTTTC